One genomic region from Microaerobacter geothermalis encodes:
- a CDS encoding ATP synthase subunit I: protein MEDFTLWMKKLFQIASFFFLATGLLWLVVPNRSFIQGLLLGMAVSLINGVILFMKTYQLGKYMNQGKRRIGGMGMMQRMLLAGFAVYVSVKRPELFSLAGVLIGLFLIQILTLLLSFRITRFTHKN from the coding sequence ATGGAGGATTTTACCCTCTGGATGAAAAAATTGTTTCAAATCGCATCATTCTTTTTTTTAGCCACGGGCCTGCTCTGGCTGGTTGTGCCGAACAGATCCTTCATCCAGGGATTGCTTCTTGGCATGGCAGTGAGTCTCATAAATGGGGTCATTCTTTTTATGAAAACATATCAACTGGGGAAATATATGAATCAAGGAAAGAGGCGGATTGGGGGTATGGGCATGATGCAGCGAATGCTCCTTGCCGGATTTGCCGTCTATGTTTCCGTGAAACGGCCTGAATTATTTTCCCTGGCAGGGGTATTGATAGGATTATTCCTCATTCAAATCCTAACCCTTCTGCTTTCATTTCGTATTACAAGGTTTACCCATAAAAATTAA
- a CDS encoding AtpZ/AtpI family protein, with product MSKLDNPWQAIIFLGTIGLELTVTTLLGFFGGKYLDGLFGTSPIFLIVGVLLGIAAGIYTITLLIKPFLGD from the coding sequence ATGTCCAAATTAGACAATCCGTGGCAGGCAATTATTTTTCTTGGAACCATAGGATTGGAATTAACCGTCACCACCCTCCTGGGATTTTTCGGAGGTAAGTATTTGGACGGCTTGTTTGGTACAAGCCCCATTTTTCTGATTGTCGGTGTGTTGTTAGGAATAGCTGCCGGGATATATACCATTACCTTATTAATAAAACCCTTTTTAGGAGACTAG
- a CDS encoding acetyl-CoA C-acetyltransferase, with protein sequence MSNREVVIVSAVRTAIGSFGGSLSQVPATKLGAIVIEGALQRAGLSKDQVDEVIMGNVLQAGLGQNPARQAAIQAGIPQEIPAMTINKVCGSGLKAVHLATQAILAGDAETIVAGGMENMSQAPFILEGAREGFRMGDQKIVDSMIRDGLWCAFNDYHMGITAENICDTYGLSREELDEFAAWSQQKAEQAIKDGKFADEIVPVTIPQKKGDPVTFAVDEFPRFGTTKEKLAHLKPAFRKDGRVTAGNASGINDGAAALVIMSREKADRMGIKPLAVIRGNASAGVDPKIMGMGPVPATQKVLKKAGIRLKDIDLIEANEAFAAQSLAVGKDLEIPRDKLNVNGGAISLGHPIGASGARILVTLLHELKKREQAKYGLATLCIGGGQGVSTVVEKI encoded by the coding sequence GTGAGCAATAGAGAAGTGGTGATTGTAAGCGCAGTTCGTACGGCCATTGGCAGCTTTGGCGGAAGTTTGAGTCAGGTTCCGGCCACAAAACTTGGGGCTATCGTCATCGAAGGGGCCCTCCAACGGGCAGGATTATCCAAAGATCAAGTGGATGAAGTGATCATGGGAAATGTACTTCAGGCTGGGCTCGGTCAAAATCCGGCAAGGCAAGCGGCTATTCAGGCGGGAATCCCCCAGGAAATTCCCGCAATGACCATCAACAAAGTATGCGGCTCTGGACTGAAGGCAGTTCATTTAGCAACACAAGCGATATTGGCTGGTGATGCAGAAACAATCGTAGCCGGAGGGATGGAGAACATGAGTCAAGCTCCTTTTATATTGGAAGGAGCAAGGGAAGGCTTCCGCATGGGAGACCAGAAGATTGTTGACAGTATGATTCGGGATGGCTTATGGTGCGCCTTTAATGATTATCACATGGGAATAACGGCAGAAAATATCTGTGACACCTATGGATTATCCAGAGAAGAGTTGGATGAATTTGCGGCCTGGAGCCAGCAAAAGGCGGAACAGGCCATTAAAGACGGCAAATTTGCCGATGAAATTGTTCCGGTGACCATACCTCAGAAGAAAGGGGATCCCGTCACCTTCGCTGTCGATGAATTTCCAAGATTCGGAACAACCAAAGAGAAACTGGCCCATTTAAAACCTGCCTTTCGGAAGGATGGAAGAGTAACTGCAGGGAATGCCTCGGGCATTAATGACGGGGCTGCAGCCCTTGTGATCATGTCGAGGGAAAAGGCGGACCGAATGGGAATCAAGCCATTGGCTGTAATCCGCGGCAATGCCAGCGCCGGCGTTGATCCGAAGATCATGGGAATGGGTCCGGTTCCTGCTACCCAAAAAGTGCTTAAAAAGGCAGGAATCCGCTTGAAGGATATTGATTTGATAGAAGCAAATGAAGCCTTTGCTGCCCAATCCCTGGCGGTAGGAAAGGATTTGGAAATCCCTCGAGATAAATTAAATGTAAACGGCGGTGCCATCTCCCTTGGACATCCCATAGGAGCTAGCGGCGCCAGAATTTTGGTTACCCTGCTCCATGAATTAAAGAAAAGAGAGCAGGCCAAGTATGGTTTGGCTACCCTCTGTATCGGCGGAGGGCAAGGAGTATCTACTGTAGTAGAAAAAATATAA